The genomic segment CTCCTAAATACCATAAAACTCGCTTTTCTTTTGGATAACTTGGTTTTAAAGGCATATATTTGTTTATTAGTTAACAGTGTTACCCCTAAGTATACCAAGTGTTACCTATTAGTGTTAACTGTACAAGTATTTGACATTGTTTATTATTGTGCTATAATTTTTATATTCCATAGACAGTAGGTGCTCTTCGATTAACTCAGAGCTTAATTACCTACCGAGGAGATTAAAAAAGATTTGGTTTCTTTTTATGGTCTGTGGAAAACACAGATTTTTTATATACTAATAAAATACTAATATACGAATATTTGAATATGTACAAATATACTAATGAAATACTAATATTCTAATGAATGTTAATAAAATTAAAATTTTAAATTAATAACATAAACATATGGCAAAAAATAAAGTACAGAAAGAAGAAGCATTAAAAGAAGCCAAGGATAGACTTAAATCATCAAAGCTTACTATTATTACTTCTTATAAAAATTTACCAGTAAGTCAGGTTGAAAAAATTAGAAAAGAATTAAGAGAACAGGGTATTTTTTATAAAGTTATAAAAAAGACTATTTTGAAATTGGCAGCATCTGAAAATATTGATGAATCAGCTATAGATGATACAAAGGGTAATCTTACAGTAGCATTTGGAAATGATGAAGTTGCAGCTGCAAGAATACTTGCAAAATTTGCAAAAGAAAATGAAGGATTGGAAATACATGGTGGTTGGCTAGAAGATAAATTTATGAGCAAAAGCCAAGTAGAAGAATTATCAAAGATATTAAGCAAAGAAGAGTTATTGTCAAAACTTTTAAGAACAATGAACAACCCAATGACAGGATTTGTAAATGTATTAAGTGGCAATATGCGTGGACTTGTAAATGTTTTAAAAGCTATATCTGAAAAGAAATAATATAATAATTAATTAATAATTAATCCTGCCTAAGCTTCGCTTCGGTGGGACAAGTAAAAATATGACAGAAGAAACAATCCCTACAAAGTTTA from the Patescibacteria group bacterium genome contains:
- the rplJ gene encoding 50S ribosomal protein L10, producing MAKNKVQKEEALKEAKDRLKSSKLTIITSYKNLPVSQVEKIRKELREQGIFYKVIKKTILKLAASENIDESAIDDTKGNLTVAFGNDEVAAARILAKFAKENEGLEIHGGWLEDKFMSKSQVEELSKILSKEELLSKLLRTMNNPMTGFVNVLSGNMRGLVNVLKAISEKK